The following proteins are co-located in the Roseovarius arcticus genome:
- a CDS encoding glucose-6-phosphate isomerase, producing MKKWITAAAMTAVLGLGACENMTSNQRTVAGAAGGAAAGLLTAKALGAGSDWQLITALGGAAAGTVVAQNNQRKVCAYSRGDGTYYEAACP from the coding sequence ATGAAAAAGTGGATAACTGCGGCCGCCATGACGGCTGTACTGGGCCTTGGCGCATGCGAAAACATGACATCTAACCAGCGTACGGTCGCTGGCGCTGCAGGCGGTGCTGCCGCTGGACTGCTGACCGCCAAGGCGCTTGGTGCTGGCAGTGACTGGCAACTGATCACTGCCCTCGGCGGCGCTGCTGCCGGTACGGTCGTTGCGCAGAACAACCAGCGCAAAGTGTGTGCCTATTCGCGCGGCGATGGCACCTATTACGAGGCGGCCTGCCCGTAA
- the eno gene encoding phosphopyruvate hydratase: MSSIIDIHAREILDSRGNPTVEVDVTLEDGTMGRAAVPSGASTGAHEAVERRDGDKARYMGKGVLDAVDAVNGEIADALDGFDATEQVAIDLAMIEMDGTDNKSRLGANAILGVSLAVAKAAADYTGQPLYRYVGGTSARLLPVPMMNIVNGGEHADNPIDIQEFMIMPVAAENIREAIRMGAEVFHTLKGELKAAGLSTGIGDEGGFAPDIASARQALDFILKSIEKAGYKPGEDIYLALDCAATEYYKGGKYEMTGEGKSLTSGENVAYLAGLVADYPIISIEDGMAEDDWDGWKTLTDELGNKVQLVGDDLFVTNPDRLADGIARGCANSMLVKVNQIGTLTETLRAVDMAHRARYTNVMSHRSGETEDATIADLAVATNCGQIKTGSLARSDRLAKYNQLIRIEEMLGEAAEYAGPSVLRG, translated from the coding sequence ATGAGCAGCATCATCGACATTCACGCACGCGAAATCCTCGACAGCCGGGGCAACCCCACTGTTGAGGTCGACGTCACGTTAGAGGACGGCACAATGGGCCGCGCCGCTGTGCCGTCGGGCGCATCCACCGGCGCGCATGAGGCGGTCGAGCGGCGCGATGGCGACAAGGCCCGTTACATGGGCAAGGGCGTGCTGGACGCCGTTGATGCCGTCAACGGCGAGATCGCAGATGCGCTCGACGGCTTCGACGCGACCGAGCAGGTGGCGATCGATCTGGCGATGATTGAAATGGACGGCACCGACAACAAGTCGCGTCTGGGCGCGAACGCGATCCTCGGCGTATCGCTCGCGGTGGCGAAAGCGGCGGCTGACTACACCGGCCAGCCCCTTTATCGCTACGTCGGCGGCACGTCCGCGCGTCTATTGCCAGTGCCGATGATGAACATCGTCAACGGCGGCGAGCATGCAGATAACCCCATCGATATTCAGGAATTTATGATCATGCCGGTCGCGGCAGAGAATATCCGCGAGGCAATCCGGATGGGCGCGGAAGTGTTTCACACGCTCAAGGGCGAGCTGAAGGCCGCCGGGCTATCAACTGGCATCGGCGACGAAGGCGGCTTTGCCCCCGATATCGCCAGCGCGCGCCAAGCGCTCGATTTCATTCTGAAAAGCATTGAAAAGGCGGGCTATAAACCTGGCGAGGATATCTATCTGGCCCTCGATTGCGCCGCGACCGAATACTACAAGGGCGGCAAGTATGAAATGACTGGCGAGGGCAAATCGCTGACCTCAGGCGAAAACGTCGCCTACCTCGCCGGGCTGGTCGCCGACTATCCTATCATCTCGATCGAGGACGGCATGGCCGAGGATGACTGGGACGGCTGGAAGACGCTGACGGACGAGCTGGGCAACAAAGTGCAACTGGTCGGCGACGATCTGTTCGTGACCAATCCCGACCGGCTGGCAGACGGCATCGCGCGCGGATGCGCCAATTCGATGCTGGTCAAGGTCAACCAGATCGGCACGCTGACCGAGACGCTGCGCGCCGTGGATATGGCGCATCGCGCGCGCTATACCAACGTGATGTCGCACCGCTCGGGTGAGACGGAGGATGCGACCATCGCAGACCTCGCCGTCGCCACAAATTGCGGGCAGATCAAAACTGGCTCACTGGCACGCTCGGACAGGTTGGCAAAGTATAACCAGCTGATCCGTATCGAAGAGATGCTGGGCGAGGCCGCTGAATATGCCGGGCCAAGCGTGCTGCGAGGGTAA